One genomic window of Niveibacterium sp. SC-1 includes the following:
- the xrtA gene encoding exosortase A produces the protein MTAAPPLDIPAEALDAQAQPAGFVAFALSGLAAALAVILPFLPTASEIAGIWWRSQTFAHGLVVLPISLWLIWRLRARLGALALRPALFPLVPLALSGAAWAVGEMASVAALSHLSLVAMIVSSIWAVWGHAAFRLCFFPLCFLFFGAPFGEFLVPSLMQHTADFTVAALRATGVPVFREGLQFVIPSGRWSVVEACSGMRYLIASVMVGALFAYLNYRSAWRRFAFVVASVLTPLVANWLRAYIIVMLGHLSGNRLATGVDHIIYGWVFFGIVIMALFWVGSFWREDNDEQADEPVLMHPREARAIAGRAVPALLMVLVLAGLWRPLERWIENVPGAYSYVLQAPAPAAGWDLEGEAPVAGWQPSYVGERARLVRTYAKGGQRVTLFIAFYARQHDGAELIQWGNRLLFPEDKQWSQLDEVSDSLAGVPARGALIFGRGGRLGAWTWYWLGGEHAVDARTAKLSLAADRLMRRPDDSAAVVVWAETGDSLREAHAAVSDFVKDHHAAIETVLAHAPHP, from the coding sequence ATGACCGCCGCCCCGCCTCTCGACATCCCCGCCGAAGCGCTGGACGCACAAGCGCAGCCCGCCGGTTTCGTGGCCTTCGCGCTGTCGGGCCTGGCCGCGGCGCTCGCCGTGATCCTCCCCTTCCTGCCGACTGCGAGCGAAATCGCAGGCATCTGGTGGCGCTCTCAGACCTTCGCGCACGGCCTTGTCGTGCTGCCGATTTCGCTCTGGCTGATCTGGCGGCTGCGCGCGCGGCTTGGCGCGCTGGCGCTACGACCTGCCCTGTTTCCCTTGGTGCCGCTGGCGCTGAGCGGTGCGGCTTGGGCCGTGGGTGAAATGGCCAGTGTCGCGGCGCTCTCTCATCTTTCCCTGGTCGCAATGATCGTCAGCAGCATCTGGGCCGTCTGGGGACACGCGGCGTTCCGGCTCTGCTTCTTTCCGCTGTGCTTTCTCTTCTTCGGCGCACCCTTCGGCGAATTCCTGGTGCCGAGCCTGATGCAGCACACCGCCGATTTCACCGTGGCTGCCCTGCGCGCGACCGGCGTGCCGGTGTTCAGGGAGGGTCTCCAGTTCGTGATTCCGAGCGGGCGCTGGTCGGTCGTCGAGGCCTGCTCGGGCATGCGCTACCTGATCGCCTCGGTCATGGTCGGCGCGCTCTTCGCGTACCTGAACTACCGCAGCGCCTGGCGGCGTTTCGCTTTCGTGGTGGCTTCCGTGCTCACGCCACTGGTGGCCAACTGGCTGCGCGCCTACATCATCGTCATGCTGGGCCATCTGTCGGGCAACCGGCTGGCCACGGGCGTCGATCACATCATCTACGGCTGGGTGTTCTTCGGCATCGTGATCATGGCGCTGTTCTGGGTCGGCAGTTTCTGGCGCGAGGACAACGACGAGCAGGCGGACGAGCCCGTGCTCATGCATCCGCGTGAAGCGCGTGCGATTGCGGGCCGCGCCGTGCCGGCCCTCTTGATGGTCCTCGTGCTGGCCGGCCTGTGGCGTCCGCTGGAGCGCTGGATCGAGAACGTGCCCGGTGCGTACAGCTACGTGCTGCAGGCGCCCGCGCCCGCTGCGGGCTGGGACCTCGAGGGCGAGGCCCCGGTTGCAGGCTGGCAGCCAAGCTACGTGGGCGAGCGCGCGCGGCTGGTGCGCACCTACGCCAAAGGCGGACAGCGGGTCACGCTCTTCATCGCCTTCTACGCGCGGCAGCACGATGGTGCGGAGTTGATCCAGTGGGGCAACCGTTTGCTCTTCCCGGAGGACAAGCAATGGTCGCAACTCGATGAGGTGTCCGACAGCCTTGCCGGCGTGCCGGCACGCGGCGCCCTGATCTTCGGCCGAGGCGGACGCCTCGGCGCCTGGACCTGGTACTGGCTGGGCGGCGAACACGCGGTCGATGCCCGCACCGCCAAGCTCTCGCTGGCGGCAGACCGCCTGATGCGCCGTCCGGATGATTCCGCAGCTGTCGTCGTCTGGGCCGAGACGGGGGACAGCTTGCGCGAGGCGCACGCGGCAGTGAGCGATTTCGTGAAGGATCACCACGCCGCGATCGAGACCGTGCTCGCCCACGCGCCCCATCCCTGA
- a CDS encoding XrtA system polysaccharide deacetylase: MNRTVERRRNDAVVNGLSIDVEDYFQVSALAPHFPRNEWDKVPCRIEANVDRILAMLHEYGVRATFFTLGWIAERHPKLVRLIVMEGHELASHGYGHERASAQTRDAFRADVSLAKLVLEDIAGVEVRGYRAPSFSIGAQNLWAHDVLRESGYEYSSSIYPIAHDHYGMPEASRFPWTLNNGLLEIPVTTVRCMGRNWPAAGGGYFRLLPYPVSRWSIKRVNRDDHRPAVFYFHPWEIDPTQPRVEAANARTRFRHYVNLDTMEARLRRLLGDFRWGRMDEIFLPQR, encoded by the coding sequence ATGAACCGTACCGTCGAACGCCGTCGCAACGATGCAGTCGTGAACGGCCTTTCCATCGACGTGGAAGACTACTTCCAGGTCTCCGCGCTCGCGCCGCATTTCCCCCGCAACGAATGGGACAAAGTGCCCTGCCGGATCGAGGCCAATGTCGACCGCATCCTGGCGATGCTGCATGAATACGGCGTGCGGGCAACCTTCTTCACGCTGGGCTGGATCGCTGAGCGCCATCCCAAGCTCGTGCGCCTGATCGTGATGGAAGGCCACGAACTCGCAAGCCACGGCTACGGCCATGAACGTGCGAGCGCCCAGACGCGTGACGCCTTCCGCGCGGACGTATCGCTGGCCAAGCTGGTACTCGAAGACATCGCGGGGGTCGAGGTGCGCGGCTATCGTGCACCGAGCTTCTCTATCGGCGCGCAGAACCTCTGGGCTCACGACGTGCTGCGCGAATCGGGCTACGAATACAGCTCTTCGATCTACCCGATCGCCCATGACCACTACGGCATGCCTGAGGCTTCGCGTTTTCCCTGGACGCTCAACAACGGTCTGCTCGAAATCCCGGTGACCACGGTGCGCTGCATGGGACGCAACTGGCCGGCGGCCGGCGGCGGCTATTTCCGCCTGCTGCCCTACCCGGTATCGCGCTGGTCGATCAAGCGCGTCAATCGCGACGACCACCGTCCTGCGGTCTTCTACTTCCACCCCTGGGAAATCGATCCGACCCAGCCGCGGGTGGAGGCCGCCAATGCGCGTACCCGCTTCCGGCATTACGTGAATCTCGACACCATGGAAGCGCGCCTGCGTCGCCTGCTCGGCGATTTTCGCTGGGGCCGCATGGACGAGATCTTCCTGCCCCAACGCTGA
- the wecB gene encoding UDP-N-acetylglucosamine 2-epimerase (non-hydrolyzing), whose translation MASKAKLICVVGARPNYMKMGPILRACAALDPALETLLVHTGQHYDHAMNAKLFSDLGLPAADINLEVGSASHAVQTAEIMKRFEAVLDAHPAAAVLVVGDVNSTIACALVATKKSIPVAHVEAGLRSFDRAMPEEINRVLTDQIADLLYTTERSAEENLLREGVAGERIVFAGNVMIDSLLAHRERATPARDTFASAGLPDLDDAQGFALVTLHRPSNVDDPDTLAALVAGLIEASARLPLVFAIHPRTRSNLERFALMPRLLSGRIHLLPPVGYLEMLGLMAEARVVMTDSGGVQEETTALGVPCLTIRDNTERPITVEQGTNTLVGTEPRAILAALDAVVASGGKAGRVPELWDGEAATRIAQHLAGWLAARGRI comes from the coding sequence ATGGCAAGTAAGGCAAAACTCATCTGCGTAGTCGGAGCCCGTCCCAATTACATGAAGATGGGGCCGATCTTGCGTGCCTGCGCGGCCCTGGATCCCGCGCTCGAAACCCTGCTCGTGCATACCGGGCAGCATTACGACCACGCGATGAACGCCAAGCTGTTCAGCGATCTCGGGCTGCCGGCCGCGGACATCAATCTCGAGGTCGGTTCTGCGTCCCACGCCGTCCAGACCGCCGAGATCATGAAGCGTTTCGAGGCCGTGCTCGATGCGCACCCGGCCGCAGCGGTCTTGGTCGTGGGCGACGTGAACTCGACCATCGCCTGCGCCCTCGTGGCGACCAAGAAGAGCATTCCGGTGGCCCATGTCGAGGCGGGTCTGCGCAGTTTCGATCGCGCAATGCCTGAAGAGATCAACCGTGTCCTGACGGACCAGATCGCCGATTTGCTCTACACCACGGAGCGCAGCGCAGAAGAGAACCTGTTGCGCGAGGGCGTGGCCGGGGAGCGCATCGTCTTCGCCGGCAACGTGATGATCGACTCGCTGCTGGCGCACCGCGAGCGCGCGACGCCGGCGCGCGACACTTTCGCCAGCGCGGGCCTGCCCGACCTGGATGATGCACAGGGCTTTGCCCTGGTGACGCTGCACCGGCCGTCCAATGTCGACGATCCCGACACCCTTGCGGCGCTCGTCGCCGGTCTCATCGAAGCGAGTGCGCGCCTGCCGCTGGTGTTCGCGATCCACCCGCGCACGCGCAGCAACCTCGAACGCTTTGCGCTGATGCCGCGGCTGCTCTCCGGCCGTATCCACCTGTTGCCGCCTGTGGGCTATCTGGAAATGCTCGGCCTGATGGCCGAGGCGCGCGTGGTGATGACGGACTCCGGCGGCGTGCAGGAGGAGACCACCGCGCTGGGCGTTCCCTGCCTCACGATCCGCGACAACACCGAACGGCCGATCACTGTCGAGCAAGGTACGAATACCTTGGTGGGAACCGAGCCGCGTGCGATCCTCGCGGCGCTCGATGCCGTGGTCGCCAGTGGCGGGAAGGCCGGGCGCGTCCCGGAGCTGTGGGACGGTGAAGCTGCAACACGCATCGCGCAGCATCTGGCGGGTTGGCTAGCGGCCCGCGGCCGAATCTGA
- a CDS encoding TIGR03016 family PEP-CTERM system-associated outer membrane protein produces MLLSAASLVTSSAWAQQTPVPVGGAYTLGALDSMLQGKSAPWSVTPEVTGSLRFSDNASQASDGSRASDTIVSVVPAVSLSGRTANSAGAFRFNLRNETYLRDSSLNHTDIYGGGQGSYNLYEHKVLVDGYVNLSRERLSIFAPDPSQGAYSAEGQTNIGVYSISPYARWNTKNELAGELRYTATYTDSSNGGSLDNQLRQDVSFSLGNAATPRPFGWSLLGSNSLTDYETAQSTRFSSVRLTGVYAVSPLLRLRGVAGYESNNLVTAFANEQAIYGGGLEWTPSPRTRLFGQVEKRFFGTGYDVQFNWRGPRSGISARFSRDVSSTSSTLSNSDLLNLYLSYLLALQNEIPDPVERARRVSELWAARGLPTTIGQGTSYVSQNYYLEQRAQIGATLNGTRNTLGVTLGYNDRQQIIDDALLSPSDSNAFDRTRETTLGAYFTHALTPIAQLSLAASLARSRAEGSAVEDSSRRRTVGVTATTRLGVHTTGSLTYTYSSSSGATEYEENSIGATLGMRF; encoded by the coding sequence ATGCTCTTGTCCGCAGCCAGTCTCGTAACGAGTTCGGCCTGGGCTCAGCAGACGCCTGTGCCGGTGGGAGGGGCTTACACCCTGGGGGCTCTGGACAGCATGTTGCAGGGCAAGTCCGCGCCTTGGTCCGTGACGCCGGAAGTAACGGGCTCGCTGCGCTTCTCCGATAACGCCAGTCAGGCGTCGGACGGATCCCGCGCAAGCGACACCATTGTTTCCGTAGTGCCGGCAGTGTCTTTGAGCGGACGCACGGCCAATTCCGCAGGTGCTTTCCGATTCAATCTGCGCAACGAAACCTATCTGCGCGATTCCTCCCTGAATCACACAGACATCTACGGCGGCGGGCAGGGCTCCTACAACCTGTACGAGCACAAGGTGCTGGTCGATGGCTATGTGAACCTGAGTCGCGAGCGCCTCTCGATCTTCGCGCCCGATCCGTCGCAGGGGGCGTACAGCGCCGAGGGGCAGACCAACATCGGCGTGTATTCGATCAGTCCGTACGCACGCTGGAACACCAAGAACGAACTGGCGGGTGAGCTGCGCTATACGGCGACCTACACCGACTCATCCAACGGGGGCTCGCTGGACAACCAGCTGCGCCAGGACGTGAGCTTCTCATTGGGGAATGCCGCGACCCCGCGCCCTTTTGGGTGGAGCCTTCTGGGTTCGAACAGCCTTACCGACTACGAAACGGCGCAAAGCACCCGGTTTTCCTCGGTTCGCCTGACCGGCGTCTATGCGGTGAGCCCCTTGTTGCGCCTTCGCGGTGTTGCCGGCTACGAGAGCAACAACCTGGTCACCGCCTTCGCGAACGAGCAGGCGATCTACGGTGGTGGGCTCGAATGGACGCCTTCGCCCCGGACGCGCCTGTTCGGGCAGGTCGAGAAGCGATTCTTCGGCACCGGGTACGACGTGCAGTTCAACTGGCGGGGGCCGCGCAGCGGCATCTCAGCAAGGTTCTCCCGGGATGTCAGTTCGACCTCATCCACGCTCTCGAACTCCGACCTTCTCAACCTCTACCTGTCCTACCTGCTGGCTTTGCAGAACGAAATCCCTGATCCGGTCGAGCGTGCCCGGCGGGTGTCGGAGTTGTGGGCGGCACGTGGTCTGCCAACCACCATCGGGCAGGGCACTTCCTACGTGAGCCAGAACTACTACCTGGAGCAGCGCGCGCAGATCGGGGCCACGCTCAACGGCACGCGCAATACGCTCGGCGTCACCCTTGGCTACAACGATCGCCAGCAGATCATCGACGACGCCCTGCTCTCGCCGAGTGATTCGAACGCGTTCGATCGCACGCGGGAAACCACCTTGGGCGCCTACTTCACCCATGCCTTGACGCCGATCGCGCAGTTGTCACTCGCCGCCTCCCTCGCCCGCTCGCGCGCCGAAGGTAGTGCCGTCGAGGACAGCTCCCGCCGCCGGACGGTGGGCGTGACGGCAACGACGCGGCTGGGCGTGCACACGACCGGCAGCCTGACCTACACCTATTCGTCCAGCAGTGGCGCGACTGAATACGAGGAAAACTCGATCGGTGCCACCCTGGGCATGCGCTTCTAG
- a CDS encoding TIGR03087 family PEP-CTERM/XrtA system glycosyltransferase — protein sequence MLPPLLFLAHRIPFPPNKGDKLRSFNLLRYLSRRYRIHLATFIDDPADAVHIPRLSEWCESVCCEPLSPSRAKLGSLRGLATGEALSLPYYRSRKLARWIDEQVTHQRIRHALVFSSSMAQYALAHPGLHTVVDYCDVDSAKWAAYAQQRKGAMAWIYRREGKRLLAFERATAAKTAAVTFVSQAESELFRELAPEVASKVATVCNGVDASFFAPEQAPQSPYAEDERAIVFTGAMDYWPNVDAVLWFAREVWPSLATQHPALRFYVVGMNPAPEILALASDPGIRVTGTVPDVRPYLAHAALAVAPLRIGRGVQNKVLEAMAMARPVVASPEAATGIDADADSEVIVAGSADAFVRAVDALLADAACAARIGAAARQRILNQYSWDASLSRLDPLFESLPQ from the coding sequence ATGCTGCCTCCGCTGCTTTTCCTGGCGCATCGCATTCCCTTCCCGCCCAACAAGGGCGACAAGCTGCGGTCCTTCAACCTGCTGCGCTACCTGTCGCGGCGCTACCGCATCCATCTCGCGACTTTCATCGACGATCCGGCCGATGCGGTCCACATCCCGCGTCTCTCCGAATGGTGCGAGTCGGTGTGCTGCGAGCCGCTCTCGCCCTCGCGCGCAAAGCTCGGCAGCCTGCGTGGCCTGGCGACCGGTGAGGCGTTGAGCCTGCCTTACTACCGCAGCCGGAAACTCGCTCGCTGGATCGACGAGCAGGTGACACACCAGCGCATCCGGCATGCCCTGGTGTTCTCCTCCTCGATGGCGCAATACGCGCTGGCGCATCCGGGTCTGCACACGGTCGTCGACTACTGCGATGTGGATTCGGCCAAGTGGGCGGCCTATGCGCAACAGCGCAAGGGCGCGATGGCCTGGATCTATCGCCGCGAAGGCAAACGGCTCCTCGCCTTCGAGCGTGCGACGGCGGCGAAGACGGCGGCGGTGACCTTCGTCTCGCAGGCGGAGTCGGAGCTCTTCAGGGAGCTGGCGCCAGAGGTAGCAAGCAAGGTCGCGACTGTCTGCAACGGTGTGGACGCGAGCTTCTTCGCGCCGGAGCAGGCGCCGCAGAGCCCGTACGCGGAGGATGAGCGCGCGATCGTCTTCACCGGCGCGATGGACTACTGGCCGAACGTGGATGCCGTGCTCTGGTTTGCTCGCGAGGTCTGGCCAAGCCTGGCGACGCAGCATCCGGCCTTGCGCTTCTACGTCGTCGGAATGAATCCTGCACCGGAGATCCTGGCGCTCGCGAGCGATCCGGGGATTCGCGTGACCGGCACCGTGCCCGACGTGCGCCCCTACCTCGCGCACGCCGCCCTGGCCGTGGCGCCGCTCAGGATAGGGCGTGGCGTGCAGAACAAGGTGCTCGAAGCGATGGCGATGGCGCGACCCGTAGTCGCCTCGCCGGAGGCCGCGACCGGCATCGACGCTGACGCGGACTCCGAAGTGATCGTCGCCGGTTCGGCCGACGCCTTTGTGCGGGCCGTCGACGCCCTGCTGGCCGACGCCGCTTGCGCCGCCCGCATCGGCGCAGCCGCGCGCCAGCGCATCCTCAACCAATACAGTTGGGACGCGTCTCTCTCCCGGCTCGACCCCTTGTTCGAAAGCCTTCCGCAATGA
- a CDS encoding XrtA/PEP-CTERM system-associated ATPase: protein MYESYYGFHAKPFQLNPDPTFFYGSRGHRRAMAYLEYGLHQSEGFIVITGDVGAGKTTLVRSLLQRLDSSKVVAAHLVSTQIDADDILRLVAAAFGMPAKNVEKADLLLQLEAFLVKLTATGKRALLIVDEAQNLTPRAVEELRMLSNFQLEDHALLQSFLVGQPEFRHTMQSEHMQQLRQRVIASYHLGPMDPAETRAYVEHRLACAGWRGDPQIEDAAFEQIHTESGGVPRRINTLCDRLLLAGFLSDKHALGGGDVGDVVREMHEEQGPRVLPGGVPFAAPDTVVNLGALAPLLADPAAAKRLAELGAGFQVGRLEARIERLEQMLGALLGLASGGGREREPLGDIREAKDGK, encoded by the coding sequence ATGTACGAGTCCTACTACGGGTTTCATGCCAAACCCTTCCAGCTCAATCCCGACCCGACCTTCTTCTACGGTAGCCGAGGACACCGGCGGGCGATGGCCTACCTCGAGTACGGCCTGCACCAGAGCGAGGGTTTCATCGTCATCACCGGCGACGTGGGTGCAGGCAAGACGACCCTGGTGCGCAGCCTGTTGCAGCGGCTGGACTCCTCCAAGGTAGTCGCCGCGCATCTGGTGAGCACCCAGATCGACGCCGACGACATCCTGCGGCTGGTCGCTGCGGCCTTCGGCATGCCGGCGAAGAACGTCGAGAAAGCCGATCTTCTACTGCAGCTCGAAGCCTTCCTCGTCAAGCTGACGGCCACTGGCAAGCGCGCGTTGCTGATCGTCGACGAAGCGCAGAACCTCACGCCGCGCGCCGTGGAAGAGCTGCGCATGCTCTCGAACTTCCAGCTCGAAGACCACGCCTTGCTGCAGAGCTTCCTGGTCGGTCAGCCCGAGTTCCGTCACACGATGCAGAGCGAGCACATGCAGCAGCTGCGCCAGCGCGTGATCGCTTCCTATCACCTGGGGCCGATGGATCCGGCCGAGACGCGTGCCTATGTCGAGCATCGCCTGGCATGTGCCGGCTGGCGCGGCGATCCTCAGATCGAAGATGCGGCCTTCGAGCAGATCCACACCGAGTCCGGAGGGGTGCCGCGCCGGATCAACACATTGTGCGACCGGCTCCTGCTGGCCGGCTTCCTCTCGGACAAGCACGCGCTCGGTGGCGGCGACGTTGGAGACGTCGTGCGCGAGATGCATGAGGAGCAGGGCCCTCGCGTGCTTCCGGGCGGGGTGCCCTTTGCTGCGCCCGACACTGTAGTCAATCTCGGCGCCCTTGCGCCGCTGCTTGCCGACCCGGCGGCGGCCAAGCGCCTGGCCGAACTCGGCGCAGGCTTCCAGGTGGGGCGCCTGGAAGCGCGGATCGAACGCCTTGAGCAGATGCTCGGCGCCTTGCTGGGTCTGGCCTCCGGCGGTGGGCGCGAGCGCGAACCGCTGGGCGATATCCGCGAGGCCAAGGATGGCAAGTAA
- a CDS encoding FemAB family XrtA/PEP-CTERM system-associated protein, with amino-acid sequence MQRDLAPVTVRSLGEAERGRWDAFVKACPQASFFHLSAWQRLIEEEQRHRTHFLFAERGGDIVGVLPLAEVKSRLFGHSLASLPFCVYGGIASEDAEAVAALESAAERIALDRGVSHLEYRNVQPRHADWPGQDLYVTFRKRLEADDEANMAAIPRKQRAMVRKGIKNGLSAQRDADVSRFFSVYADNVRRHGTPALARRWFAALQNAFGDNCEVTTVCDSAANPVSSVLSFFFRDEILPYYAGDLPAARDLAANDFKYWALMQRAVERQCSVFDYGRSKLGTGPYSFKKNWGFEPTPLAYEYRLFGRDSVPQNNPNNPKFKLFIALWQRMPLALTNRLGPMIVRNLG; translated from the coding sequence ATGCAGCGCGATCTGGCTCCGGTCACGGTACGTAGCCTCGGAGAGGCCGAGCGCGGGCGTTGGGACGCCTTCGTCAAGGCCTGTCCGCAGGCGAGCTTCTTCCACCTGTCCGCCTGGCAGCGACTCATCGAAGAGGAGCAACGCCACCGCACGCACTTCCTGTTCGCGGAGCGGGGCGGGGACATCGTTGGCGTCCTGCCTCTGGCGGAAGTGAAGAGCCGGCTGTTCGGACACTCGCTCGCGAGCCTGCCCTTCTGCGTCTATGGGGGCATCGCCTCCGAGGATGCGGAGGCGGTGGCCGCGCTGGAGTCGGCGGCGGAGCGTATCGCGCTCGACCGCGGCGTCTCGCATCTGGAATACCGCAACGTGCAACCGCGCCACGCCGACTGGCCGGGGCAGGACCTGTATGTCACTTTCCGCAAGCGTCTGGAAGCCGACGACGAAGCGAACATGGCTGCGATCCCGCGCAAACAGCGTGCGATGGTACGGAAGGGAATCAAGAACGGTCTGAGTGCCCAGCGTGACGCCGATGTTTCCCGCTTCTTCTCGGTCTACGCGGATAACGTGCGCCGTCATGGCACACCGGCACTGGCCCGCCGTTGGTTCGCCGCGCTGCAAAACGCCTTCGGCGACAACTGTGAAGTCACGACCGTCTGCGATTCCGCCGCCAACCCGGTTTCCAGCGTGCTGAGCTTCTTCTTCCGCGACGAGATCCTGCCGTACTACGCGGGCGACCTGCCCGCGGCGCGGGATCTCGCGGCCAATGACTTCAAGTACTGGGCCCTGATGCAGCGCGCCGTCGAGCGCCAGTGCAGCGTCTTCGACTACGGACGCAGCAAGCTCGGCACGGGTCCGTACTCCTTCAAGAAGAACTGGGGTTTCGAGCCGACGCCGCTCGCCTACGAGTACCGGCTGTTCGGACGCGACAGCGTGCCGCAGAACAATCCGAACAATCCCAAGTTCAAGCTGTTCATTGCCTTGTGGCAGCGCATGCCGCTCGCCCTGACAAACCGGCTCGGGCCGATGATCGTGCGCAACCTGGGCTGA